A region from the Lysobacter sp. BMK333-48F3 genome encodes:
- a CDS encoding nuclear transport factor 2 family protein: MSPAQIQAERAALSAAMQDYFDGLYHSDSARLRRVLHPRALYATASGGELLARSMDEYWPVIDARPAPAGKGEPREDRIVSIELFGPVTALVRAECTLRPRRFIDLLTWLKLDGRWWIVSKVFHYDEIVVAANPPQQTSLRPAS, encoded by the coding sequence ATGTCGCCCGCACAGATCCAGGCTGAACGCGCCGCGTTGAGCGCGGCGATGCAGGACTACTTCGATGGCCTGTACCACAGCGACAGCGCGCGCCTGCGCCGGGTGCTGCATCCGCGCGCGTTGTACGCCACCGCCAGCGGCGGCGAACTGCTGGCCCGCAGCATGGACGAGTACTGGCCGGTGATCGATGCGCGGCCCGCGCCGGCGGGCAAGGGCGAGCCGCGCGAGGACCGCATCGTCTCGATCGAACTGTTCGGCCCGGTCACCGCCCTGGTCCGCGCCGAATGCACGCTGCGACCGCGGCGCTTCATCGATCTGTTGACCTGGCTCAAGCTCGATGGGCGCTGGTGGATCGTGTCCAAGGTGTTCCACTACGACGAAATCGTCGTCGCTGCGAATCCGCCGCAACAAACTTCATTGCGGCCGGCTTCATAG
- a CDS encoding 4-oxalocrotonate tautomerase family protein: protein MPYILIQVTRDGLDAPRKAELIRRATQMVVEVLDKDPATTFVVIDEVEAENWGVAGRPVAALRAERAATAGER from the coding sequence ATGCCCTACATCCTGATCCAGGTCACCCGCGACGGCCTCGATGCGCCGCGCAAGGCCGAGCTGATCCGCCGCGCCACCCAGATGGTGGTCGAGGTGCTCGACAAGGACCCGGCCACCACCTTCGTCGTGATCGACGAGGTCGAAGCCGAGAACTGGGGCGTGGCCGGGCGGCCGGTCGCGGCCTTGCGCGCCGAACGCGCGGCGACGGCTGGAGAGCGCTGA
- the gstA gene encoding glutathione transferase GstA, with the protein MKLYYSPGACSLASHILLRETGAEFALERVDTARHATEAGADYYAINPKGQVPLLELADGQRLSEGPVIGQYLSERAGAQSLLPREGLARYRVLEWQNYVATELHKSFTPLFRTDLDAAARQPLRASLRAKFEWLDSRLDGEHLTGAAFTVADAYLFAVARWAPHVALDLSDLPRLQAFLARVAQRPAVAAALRAEGLLSA; encoded by the coding sequence ATGAAGCTCTATTACTCGCCCGGCGCCTGCTCGCTGGCCAGCCATATCCTGCTGCGCGAAACCGGCGCCGAATTCGCGCTGGAGCGCGTCGACACCGCCCGCCATGCCACCGAAGCCGGCGCCGACTATTACGCGATCAACCCCAAGGGCCAGGTGCCGCTGCTGGAGCTGGCCGACGGCCAACGCCTCAGCGAGGGCCCGGTCATCGGCCAGTACCTCAGCGAGCGCGCCGGCGCGCAGTCGCTGCTGCCGCGCGAAGGGCTGGCGCGCTACCGGGTGCTGGAATGGCAGAACTACGTCGCCACCGAACTGCACAAGTCGTTCACCCCGCTGTTCCGCACCGATCTCGATGCCGCCGCCAGGCAGCCTCTGCGCGCCAGCCTGCGGGCCAAGTTCGAATGGCTGGACAGCCGGCTCGATGGCGAGCATCTGACCGGCGCGGCGTTCACCGTCGCCGACGCCTATCTGTTCGCGGTCGCGCGCTGGGCGCCGCACGTGGCGCTCGACCTGAGCGACCTGCCGCGCTTGCAGGCCTTCCTGGCCCGGGTCGCGCAACGCCCGGCGGTGGCCGCGGCCTTGCGCGCCGAAGGCCTGCTGTCGGCCTGA
- a CDS encoding LysR family transcriptional regulator, with translation MSRQFDALMLGSIELFCLCAEAESFTAAAQQAGLTPAAVSRAVARLEARLGVQLFVRSTRRVRLTDAGRRYLAHCRLGLNQLAEAEREVSGQQRAPAGKVRLSLPTPVAHHLLLPALARFRRAYPEVTLDIQLSNRNIDFTADGFDLAVRGRTPPDSGLIVRKLFDAALVVVAAPDYLQRAGVPRTLEDLAAHDCLQFVLPSSGQAVPWQFRRDGRDLDLDTRGGLQCSDDFLGPATLARAGAGLLQTYRFIVADDLAQGRLQAVLGDYAGRSRPFSLVYPSARHVSSRVRALIDFLIAEWPAQV, from the coding sequence ATGAGCCGACAGTTCGACGCCCTCATGCTCGGCAGCATCGAGCTGTTCTGCCTCTGCGCCGAAGCCGAAAGCTTCACCGCCGCGGCCCAGCAGGCCGGCCTGACCCCGGCCGCGGTCAGCCGCGCGGTGGCGCGGCTGGAAGCGCGCCTGGGCGTGCAGCTGTTCGTGCGCAGCACGCGCCGGGTGCGCCTGACCGACGCCGGCCGTCGCTATCTCGCCCATTGCCGGCTGGGCCTGAACCAACTCGCCGAAGCCGAGCGCGAAGTCAGCGGCCAGCAGCGCGCACCGGCCGGCAAGGTCCGGCTCAGCCTGCCGACGCCGGTCGCGCATCACTTGCTGCTGCCGGCGCTGGCGCGATTCCGCCGCGCTTACCCGGAGGTGACGCTGGACATCCAGCTGAGCAATCGCAACATCGATTTCACCGCCGACGGCTTCGACCTGGCGGTGCGCGGCCGCACGCCGCCGGATTCGGGCCTGATCGTGCGCAAGCTGTTCGACGCCGCGCTGGTGGTGGTGGCCGCGCCGGACTATCTGCAGCGCGCCGGCGTCCCGCGCACGCTGGAAGACCTGGCCGCGCACGACTGCCTGCAATTCGTTCTGCCCAGCAGCGGCCAGGCCGTGCCCTGGCAATTCCGCCGCGACGGCCGCGACCTGGACCTCGATACCCGCGGCGGCCTGCAATGCAGCGACGACTTCCTCGGCCCGGCGACGCTGGCGCGCGCCGGCGCCGGGCTGCTGCAGACCTATCGCTTCATCGTCGCCGACGATCTCGCCCAGGGCCGGCTGCAGGCAGTGCTGGGCGACTACGCCGGCCGCTCGCGTCCGTTCTCGCTGGTCTACCCCAGCGCGCGCCACGTGTCCTCGCGAGTGCGCGCGCTGATCGATTTCCTGATCGCCGAGTGGCCGGCACAGGTCTGA